In one window of Mycteria americana isolate JAX WOST 10 ecotype Jacksonville Zoo and Gardens chromosome 24, USCA_MyAme_1.0, whole genome shotgun sequence DNA:
- the FEM1A gene encoding protein fem-1 homolog A encodes MDLRTAVYNAARDGKLKLLQKLLGSRSREELEALTAGPGGGDGPGGGSTPLLIAARHGHLEVVEYLLDHCGARVEEGGSVNFDGETIEGAPPLWAASAAGHLGVVRSLLDHGASVNQTTLTNSTPLRAACFDGHLEIVRYLVGERGADLEVANRHGHTCLMISCYKGHREIARYLLEKGADVNRRSVKGNTALHDCAESGSLEILQLLLRSKARMEKDGYGMTPLLAASVTGHTNIVEYLIQGGLQQEEEEVAGNQNGTCASGGSHQRCCRADKAAPQGCDEEGCERCCASASSQDEQQVPNVFCTREAAVEALELLGATFVDKKRDLLGAHKYWRRAMELRCEGGQYLPKPEPRQLVLAYDYSREVSSLEELEALITDPDEMRMQALLIRERILGPSHPDTSYYIRYRGAVYADSGNFERCINLWKYALDMQQGNLEPLSPMTASSFLSFAELFSYVLQDRSKGTLATQLGFSDLMGVLSKGVREVERALVHGKDPVVDSAQFTKTLAIILHLVFLLEKVECTPEQEHQKRQTIYRLLKCSPRAKNGFTPLHMAVDKDTTTVGRYPVGKFPSLHVVNLLLECGADPDSRDYDNNTPLHVAARNNCPLIMSALMEAGAHMDATNAFKQTAYELLDEKLLTKSMMQPFNYITLQCLAARALDKHKIPYKGFIPEELEAFIELH; translated from the coding sequence ATGGACCTGCGCACGGCCGTGTACAACGCGGCCCGCGATGGGAAGCTgaagctgctgcagaagctgctgggCAGCCGGAGCCGGGAGGAGCTGGAGGCGCTGACggcagggcccggcgggggcgaCGGCCCCGGGGGAGGGAGCACCCCGCTGCTGATCGCCGCCCGGCACGGGCACCTGGAGGTGGTGGAGTACCTGCTGGATCACTGCGGCGCCCGCGTGGAGGAGGGAGGCTCGGTCAACTTCGATGGGGAGACCATCGAGGGGGCCCCGCCGCTCTGGGCCGCCTCGGCCGCCGGGCACCTGGGGGTGGTGCGCAGCCTCCTGGATCACGGCGCCTCAGTGAACCAGACCACGCTGACGAACTCCACGCCGCTGCGGGCCGCTTGCTTTGATGGGCACCTGGAGATTGTGCGCTACTTAGTCGGGGAGCGCGGGGCTGACCTGGAAGTAGCCAACCGGCACGGACACACTTGTTTGATGATTTCTTGCTACAAAGGGCACCGGGAAATTGCACGTTACCTGCTAGAGAAAGGGGCTGATGTCAACCGCCGGAGCGTGAAGGGGAATACGGCCCTGCATGACTGCGCTGAGTCCGGCAGCTTGGAGATCCTGCAGCTATTGCTCCGCTCCAAAGCCCGCATGGAGAAAGACGGCTATGGCATGACTCCTCTGCTAGCCGCCAGTGTCACCGGTCACACCAATATTGTGGAGTACCTCATCCaaggagggctgcagcaggaggaggaggaggttgcagGGAACCAAAATGGGACCTGTGCATCAGGTGGGAGCCATCAGAGGTGCTGCAGAGCTGacaaggcagctcctcagggcTGCGATGAAGAGGGGTGTGAGAGATGTTGTGCCTCAGCTTCCAGTCAGGATGAGCAGCAGGTCCCTAACGTGTTCTGCACTCGAGAGGCTGCTGTGGAAGCACTGGAGTTGCTGGGTGCTACATTTGTGGATAAGAAACGTGACCTTTTGGGAGCCCACAAGTACTGGCGAAGGGCGATGGAGCTTCGGTGTGAGGGCGGGCAATACCTGCCTAAACCTGAGCCCCGGCAGCTGGTGTTGGCCTACGACTATTCCCGGGAAGTGAGTTCGCTGGAGGAACTGGAAGCCTTGATTACTGATCCAGATGAGATGCGCATGCAGGCACTGCTGATTAGAGAGCGCATCTTGGGTCCTTCCCACCCAGACACTTCCTATTACATCCGTTACCGAGGGGCGGTCTATGCTGACTCCGGCAACTTCGAACGCTGCATTAACCTGTGGAAGTATGCTCTGGACATGCAGCAAGGCAACCTGGAGCCTCTCAGCCCGATGACTGCCagcagtttcctttcctttgctgaGCTTTTCTCTTACGTGCTTCAGGACCGCTCCAAAGGCACTTTAGCTACCCAGTTGGGCTTCTCTGACCTCATGGGAGTGCTGAGCAAAGGGGTCCGGGAGGTGGAGAGGGCGCTCGTGCATGGTAAGGACCCTGTAGTTGACTCAGCACAGTTCACCAAGACACTGGCCATTATCCTCCACCTGGTCTTCTTGCTGGAGAAGGTGGAGTGCACCCCGGAGCAGGAGCACCAGAAGCGCCAGACCATCTACCGCCTGCTAAAGTGTAGCCCGCGGGCCAAGAACGGCTTCACTCCTTTGCATATGGCTGTGGACAAAGATACCACAACAGTGGGACGTTATCCCGTGGGCAAGTTCCCATCACTCCACGTTGTGAACTTGCTCCTGGAGTGTGGGGCTGACCCAGATAGCCGTGACTATGACAACAACACCCCTCTGCATGTTGCTGCCCGCAACAACTGCCCGCTGATCATGAGTGCCCTGATGGAGGCTGGAGCCCATATGGACGCCACCAATGCCTTCAAGCAGACTGCTTATGAGCTGCTGGATGAGAAGCTGCTCACCAAGAGCATGATGCAGCCCTTCAATTACATCACCCTCCAGTGCCTTGCTGCTCGCGCCCTGGACAAGCACAAGATTCCCTACAAGGGTTTCATCCCCGAGGAGCTGGAAGCCTTCATTGAACTGCACTAG